The following coding sequences are from one Panicum hallii strain FIL2 chromosome 5, PHallii_v3.1, whole genome shotgun sequence window:
- the LOC112895839 gene encoding uncharacterized protein LOC112895839 has product MARKRKTDAAPRLDEADRTLYSTFCGAANSLSQLYTQAMAQQKLSFQAGERHAYEKLYQWILRKHEEESRLTVADIISHIQHEMDYGGTDAHVSPRVHQHPQIANPFTNSVVTSGTGLYGQTAAGLAPRPSLSDQSKNMIFSNALSSPVRRSLQNHLAQGAGNGGRNTEPNSAGANRETNSASSNDTSMDMVSDSAGNELYQ; this is encoded by the exons atggcccGGAAGAGGAAGACGGATGCCGCGCCGCGGCTGGACGAGGCCGACCGCACGCTCTACTCCACCTTCTGCGGCGCCGCCAACTCCCTCTCCCAGCTCTACACCCAGGCCATGGCCCAGCAGAAGCTCTCCTTCCAGGCCGGCGAGCGCCACGCCTAC GAAAAGCTCTACCAGTGGATCTTGAGGAAGCATGAGGAAGAGTCAAGGCTCACTGTAGCTGATATAATTTCTCATATTCAG CATGAGATGGACTACGGAGGTACTGATGCACATGTCTCACCAAGAGTGCATCAGCATCCTCAGATTGCAAATCCATTCACAAATTCAGTTGTTACATCTGGAACTGGTTTATATGGGCAAACGGCAGCTGGGTTAGCTCCTAGACCCAGCCTCAGTGACCAATCAAAGAATATGATATTCTCTAATGCACTATCAAGCCCGGTGCGCAGGAGTCTCCAGAACCATTTGGCTCAAGGTGCTGGCAATGGAGGCCGGAACACAGAACCAAACTCAGCAGGGGCAAATAGGGAGACCAACTCTGCAAGCTCCAATGACACTTCTATGGACATGGTTTCAGATAGCGCTGGGAATGAACTCTACCAGTGA